A window of Natrinema salifodinae contains these coding sequences:
- a CDS encoding EamA family transporter, with protein MEYLLWVLVALVSYGLMAPLTSVVTRDVPPAVALFLSTTIFLGLTTVVLVATDTGDPTAVTTPAAGIVYVAGLFLSSGILAYYQALERGPVSIVVPIYGLFIVGSSIIGIAFLGEELTATRAAGIVVAAVAIYLAAGGEE; from the coding sequence ATGGAATACCTCCTCTGGGTGCTCGTCGCGCTCGTGTCCTACGGGCTGATGGCACCGCTGACGAGCGTCGTGACGCGGGACGTGCCGCCCGCAGTCGCGCTCTTCCTCTCGACGACGATCTTCCTGGGCCTGACGACCGTCGTACTCGTCGCGACGGACACCGGCGATCCGACCGCCGTGACCACCCCCGCGGCGGGAATCGTCTACGTCGCCGGGCTGTTCCTCTCCTCGGGCATCCTCGCCTACTACCAGGCGCTCGAGCGCGGGCCGGTCAGCATCGTCGTTCCGATCTACGGGCTGTTCATCGTCGGGAGTTCGATCATCGGAATCGCCTTCCTCGGCGAGGAGCTGACCGCCACCCGCGCGGCCGGCATCGTCGTCGCGGCGGTCGCGATCTACCTCGCCGCCGGAGGTGAGGAGTGA
- the purB gene encoding adenylosuccinate lyase, translating to MTETDALYAVSPLDGRYDGRTAPLSPYASEAALMRARVRVEVEYLIALADLAATPLELDLEERKRLRALYEGFAAEDARLIKKLESEGHAGFEATNHDVKAVEYFVRHRLPEDSDASAWIHFGLTSEDVNNLAHRLLVSDAVDEVLLPELYDVRDTLADMAREYRDLPMLARTHGQPATPTTFGKELAVYASRLGRATGRIRQATDDLRGKLGGASGTYAAHRAAYPDVDWQAFAEEFVTGLGLEFEPLTTQVNPCDDLAALFDAFRGANDVLLDLDLDVWLYVSDRYLGQEAVEGETGSSTMPHKVNPIDFENSEGNLSKANSDLTFLADYVTTSRLQRDLSDSTVKRNIGTALAHCLIGYTKTAAGLSKVVPNEQVMRDDLESTPEIIGEAVQTILRREGQADAYERVKAISRGKDVALDDFRELFDELDVDEDVREELHALTPSGYTGIASDLVDDLERIE from the coding sequence ATGACGGAGACCGACGCCCTGTACGCCGTCTCGCCGCTGGACGGCCGGTACGACGGCCGGACCGCACCGCTGTCGCCGTACGCGAGCGAGGCCGCGCTCATGCGCGCCCGCGTCCGCGTCGAAGTCGAGTACCTGATCGCGCTCGCCGACCTGGCGGCGACGCCGCTGGAACTCGACCTCGAGGAGCGCAAACGGTTGCGGGCCCTCTACGAGGGCTTCGCCGCGGAGGACGCCCGCCTGATCAAGAAACTCGAGTCCGAGGGCCACGCCGGATTCGAGGCGACGAACCACGACGTCAAGGCCGTCGAGTACTTCGTCCGCCACCGGCTGCCCGAGGACAGCGACGCCTCGGCCTGGATCCACTTCGGGCTGACCAGTGAGGACGTGAACAACCTCGCCCATCGGCTGCTCGTCAGCGACGCGGTCGACGAGGTGCTCCTGCCGGAACTGTACGACGTTCGCGACACCCTCGCCGACATGGCCCGCGAGTACCGCGACCTCCCGATGCTCGCGCGCACCCACGGCCAGCCCGCCACGCCGACCACCTTCGGCAAGGAACTGGCCGTCTACGCCTCCCGGCTGGGTCGCGCTACCGGCCGCATCCGCCAGGCGACCGACGACCTGCGGGGCAAACTCGGCGGCGCGTCCGGCACCTACGCCGCCCACCGGGCGGCCTACCCCGACGTCGACTGGCAGGCCTTCGCCGAGGAGTTCGTCACGGGGCTCGGCCTCGAGTTCGAGCCGCTGACGACGCAGGTCAACCCCTGCGACGACCTCGCGGCGCTGTTCGACGCCTTCCGCGGGGCCAACGACGTCCTGCTCGACCTCGATCTGGACGTGTGGCTCTACGTCTCCGACCGCTACCTCGGCCAGGAAGCCGTCGAGGGCGAGACGGGCTCGTCGACGATGCCCCACAAGGTCAACCCGATCGACTTCGAGAACAGCGAGGGCAACCTCTCGAAGGCCAACTCGGACCTGACCTTCCTCGCGGACTACGTCACGACCTCCCGGCTCCAGCGGGACCTCTCGGACTCGACGGTCAAGCGCAACATTGGCACCGCCCTCGCCCACTGCCTGATCGGCTACACGAAGACCGCCGCGGGGCTTTCGAAGGTCGTCCCCAACGAGCAGGTCATGCGCGACGACCTCGAGTCGACCCCCGAGATCATCGGCGAGGCCGTCCAGACCATCCTCCGACGCGAGGGCCAGGCGGACGCCTACGAGCGCGTCAAGGCGATCTCCCGCGGGAAGGACGTCGCCCTCGATGATTTCCGCGAACTGTTCGACGAGCTGGACGTCGACGAAGACGTCCGCGAGGAACTGCACGCGCTGACGCCGTCGGGGTATACCGGGATCGCGAGCGACCTGGTCGACGACCTCGAGCGGATCGAGTAG